One stretch of Rhipicephalus sanguineus isolate Rsan-2018 chromosome 10, BIME_Rsan_1.4, whole genome shotgun sequence DNA includes these proteins:
- the LOC125760206 gene encoding uncharacterized protein LOC125760206, with translation MTKKDFDMLFASKHRLLQTSIQLQNFSKHRIPVLGYFRTDLQHHGKRAFVTFYVTAHGTSLLGLDAIQQLGLLIDGATLTCRLASPVSSQLPAGVPPGFEHLFDGELGLVRDYVHRVKRRPDIVPVSAKLRRLPLALRQQVASELRRLEDNDVIERVSASEWVSPLVVVRKKDGDIRLCVDLREPNKAIVVDGFPLPHVDELLQMLNELLPRQSIPSAPAVQCDDAPAEVHTPMPATQDQPSGLQEESPGCSSSPTVNAPNSNTGEGRDGNGSSKSAQDSRSPQSFLPGSDGNGSSELAHGSHNPPSSSGRDGDGSSKSAPDSRNSQSSCRDWVTSPTADAQAPSPLEGLHHRLK, from the exons atgaccaagaaggacttcgacatgcttttcgcttcgaagcaccgactgctccaaacgtccatccaactgcagaatttttcgaagcaccgcataccggtcctagggtatttccgcacagacttgcagcaccatggcaagcgggcctttgtcaccttctacgtgaccgcacacggcacttcactgctggggctcgacgccatccagcagttgggactcctgatcgacggcgcaacgctaacgtgtcgtctggcttcacccgtttcctcgcagcttcctgcaggtgtgcctccggggttcgagcacctgttcGACGGGGAGCTGGGACTTGTCAGGGACTACGTCCACCGGGTCAAGAGGCGGCCGGACATCGTACCAGTGTCCGCCAAGCTACGTCGCCTGCCTCTGGCGCTCCGGCAACAAGTCGCCAGCGAGCTGCGTCGACTCGAGGACAACGACGTCATCGAGCGGGTGTCGGCATCCGAATGGGTGTCGCCACTCGTGGTCGTCCGTAAGAAGGACGGGGACATCCGCCTATGCGTCGATCTGAGAGAACCGAACAAGGCCATCGTCGTCGACGGGTTCCCACTGCCCCATGTGGATGAACTGCTTCAAATGTTGAATG AGCTGTTGCCTCGGCAATCCATTCCTAGTGCCCCGGCTGTCCAGTGCGACGACGCACCGGCTGAAGTGCACACTCCGATGCCTGCGACCCAGGATCAACCATCgggacttcaggaggaaagtcctgggtgttcctcctcacctacagtaaatgcaccaaattctaacacgggggagggaagagatgggaatgggtcttcaaagtcggctcaagacagccgcagcccacaaagttttttgcctgggagtgatgggaatgggtcttcagaGTTGGCTCATGGCAGCCACAATCCGCCAAGTTCTTCTGGGAGAGATGGGGAcgggtcttcaaagtcggctccTGACAGCCGCAACTCTCAGTCTTCCTGCAGGGActgggtcacgtcgcccacagcggacgcgCAAGCCCCCAGCCCACTTGAAGGACTACATCACAGACTAAAGTAG